The Cynocephalus volans isolate mCynVol1 chromosome 12, mCynVol1.pri, whole genome shotgun sequence sequence tatttttttaaccattttttatttgtcaaatcaAGATCCAGagttcaaaaaaatgaaatgaaaaagtgcAGAGTAGActaatatacacacatttattaaaaGACTATGAAGCAGTATGTAtatctgtgaaaatatttttctattatatttaattttttttattagttctgGGTATCACAGAGACATTAATTTTAGATTTCCCTAATTCTGGCCTACAGGTAGAAAATCTACAGGTAGAAAAGAAGTGTGTGATTCTTCCACTATCCTGGTTTCACTGGTAGGAGGTGTATGcatatgtctatatctatatctatgttaatctgtatatgtatattataaaaatgtatatatacacacacttactatatatatatagattatACTTACATGGGACAATttccaaaaagaataaataaggtGAGTTAACATTGCTGTTATTTAACTATCATTCACAAGTTGTTTCCAGATAGCTTCAGAAATATCCCAAGTTACTCAAAAGGAGTATTAGGGGATATGAAAACATCagttaaatattgtttttaatcattaatttttcaaataaaccaGTAAGATTGTACATTTTCTTGTAGTCATAATTGAAATTATCTGTAAAAGTAACTCTATCAAATAGAAATTAACTGAATAGTTTCtagaaaatatgctttaaaacAACAACTATGTATATATTAATATGCATTTTCAAAGATGAGCATCAACACTGATGACTAATCTCTGCaacaattttctttaatttctttaaatagacTATATAGCAATAAATTGGTAGCATtgcaaaaaatacaaatacatctTACTTTTAATTTGGTTGTGTTTGATCACgaataaaaaatagtataataaacTTTCTGTTGTATGATACATTAAAcataatataaatgaaacaatattttatagtCTTGATTTTCTGGAActccaaaaaagataaaagacacaTATTGAAAAACTCAGCTCAATATCTTTAAGATatccagaggaaaagaaattaggaagagaaaaaagtcacccctaatagagaataaaaataataatagcttctcaagattgaagatttttgtaaaaatattaaggtttaaaaagatataaagattcacattaaaacaatgaaaggaagcaaaaaattaggaaatgatGTTTTGGAAGCAACTACTGCCTACACTGATAATACTCAAAacttctttcttcatctcttttatgtaattaaaaaaattcattttttaaagaaaaagataatcctGTATATCATATTTATGAAAGCTTTTTTTACTTGCTGGTTCCGTAAGGTATAGATAAAAGGGTTCAAAAGTGGAGCAACTGAGGTATTAAGCACCGAAATTCCCTTGGAAATAGATATTCGTTGTTTGACTGATGGTTTAGCATACATGAAGATGCAGCTGCCATAAGAAAGGGATATGACAATCATGTGAGAAGAACATGTGGAAAAAGCCTTTTTCCTCTGACTAGCAGAAGGAATTTTTAGAATTGTCAGAGCAATATAGGCATATGATATTATCACCATTACCAGTGTGACCAAGAGTGTCACCAAAGCCGAGATGAATCCCATCATCTCGAGGACCTTTGTGTCTGTGCAGGAGATCTGCAGGAGGGGGGTAGTGTCACAGTAGAAATGATCAACAATGTTGGAGGCACAGAAATCAAGACTTAGGCCTAAGAGGAGTGGAGGAAAGATGACAAAAAACCCAGCAAGCCAACAACTGAGGACGAGCTGTGTGCAGATCTTGCTGTTCATGATGGTTGTGTAATGCAGGGGCTTACAGATGGCAACGTAGCGGTCATAGGACATAGCTGCCAGCAAGTAAAATTCAGATGCTCCAAGAAGGAAGGCAAAAAACACTTGGGTGCTACAACTATTATAGAAAATGGTTTTGTCCCCTGTAGCCATAATAGCTAGCAATTTAGGGATGCATGTGGTAGTATATGAAATTTCTAAGAAGGAAAAATTCcgaaggaaaaaatacatgggtgtCTTAAGCTGAGTGTCCACCAGGGTGAGTGTGATGATGATGAGATTGCCAGTGACGCTTAGCACATAGTTGAGAAGCAGGAAGATAAACAACACCACTTTCCATTTCGGGTCATCAGTCAAACCTGCTAGGATGAACACTGTCACT is a genomic window containing:
- the LOC134360667 gene encoding olfactory receptor 6C74-like; the encoded protein is MGNHTRVTVFILAGLTDDPKWKVVLFIFLLLNYVLSVTGNLIIITLTLVDTQLKTPMYFFLRNFSFLEISYTTTCIPKLLAIMATGDKTIFYNSCSTQVFFAFLLGASEFYLLAAMSYDRYVAICKPLHYTTIMNSKICTQLVLSCWLAGFFVIFPPLLLGLSLDFCASNIVDHFYCDTTPLLQISCTDTKVLEMMGFISALVTLLVTLVMVIISYAYIALTILKIPSASQRKKAFSTCSSHMIVISLSYGSCIFMYAKPSVKQRISISKGISVLNTSVAPLLNPFIYTLRNQQVKKAFINMIYRIIFFFKK